TCGGGGACGGTGTCACCGAGGTCGTCGTACGCGGAGACGTCGGAGCGGGCGGGCTCCGGGCGACCCTCACCGTCGTCACGACCGCGTCATCCGCGGGCGAGGTGAGCGAGGTCGGACTGGACCTGCACAACCGTTCGGCGGACGCAGTCACCGTCACGGCGGCCGACCCGGTCTGCGGGCAGCTCGGGACCGGCCGGTGGCAGGGGCACGCGCTGACGTCGTCCTGGGGATCGGAGTTCGAACCGGTGACCCTCGACCTGGCACACAGTGTGGAGCTGTCCTCGGTCACCGGCCGGTCGTCGAACGGCTGGCATCCCTGGTGTGCTCTGCACCGATCGGGCGGCGGAGCGGTCGTCGTGGCCCCGGCCTGGAGCGGCAACTGGCGGATCCGGGTGCAGGTCGACCCAGCCGGCCACCCCGACGCGGTGACCGCGGGCATCTCGCCCTGGCGCTTCGCCCGCTCGATCGCCCCGGGTGACTCGTTCTCCGCCCCGGACGTGGTGCTGGCGACCGGGGAGACGGTCGACGACACGGCCGGCGCCCTCGCCGGCGCCGTACGGACGTGGTCGCCGCGCACGGTGGCGAGCGACGCGATTCCCGTCGAGTGGAACCACTGGTGGCCCTACGAGGACCGCGGCATCACCGCCGACGTGTTCCTCGCCAACGCGGAGGTCGCGCAGGCGCTGGGCTTCGAGATCTGCGTGCTCGACGCCGGCTGGTTCGGCGAGCCGACGCCGGACAGCGACTGGGGGCAGCTGCGCGGCGACTGGGGGCGGGAAAACACCGCGCGGTTCCCCGGGGGGATCACCGGACTTGCGCAGCAGGTCCGCGAGGCGGGGATGCAGTTCGGCATCTGGTGCGAGCTCGAGGCGGTCGGCGCCGGTGCACGGATCCGCACCGAACGACCCGAGCTGATGGCCCGCCGGGACGACGACCCCCCGCAGCGACCGGTCGACCAGGACGATCCGGGCTGGCTCGGCTACGTCTGCCTGGGATCGCCTACCGGCCGGGAGCACGCCGCCGGCGTCCTCGACGGGCTGGTCGAGCGCACGCGGTGCACGTGGATCAAGCTCGACTTCAACCTCGACCCGGGCGCGGGTTGCTCGCGCACCGACCACGGGCACGGCGCGGGCGACGGGCTCTTCGAGCATTACGTCGGCCTTTACGGCGTACTCGACGACTTCCGTCGACGCCATCCCGAGGTCGTTCTCGAGGCCTGCTCCTCGGGAGGGCTACGGATCGACCTCGGCCTCGCCCGACATGTGCACTGCTTC
Above is a genomic segment from Mycobacteriales bacterium containing:
- a CDS encoding alpha-galactosidase — its product is MRWPPSTSTTRRSGPRPTSPPLLPRASPSLHSTSCGPESVPLVLTRGGAPLLDLSSSPHVVADGVEHRGLGRATTTERTLGDGVTEVVVRGDVGAGGLRATLTVVTTASSAGEVSEVGLDLHNRSADAVTVTAADPVCGQLGTGRWQGHALTSSWGSEFEPVTLDLAHSVELSSVTGRSSNGWHPWCALHRSGGGAVVVAPAWSGNWRIRVQVDPAGHPDAVTAGISPWRFARSIAPGDSFSAPDVVLATGETVDDTAGALAGAVRTWSPRTVASDAIPVEWNHWWPYEDRGITADVFLANAEVAQALGFEICVLDAGWFGEPTPDSDWGQLRGDWGRENTARFPGGITGLAQQVREAGMQFGIWCELEAVGAGARIRTERPELMARRDDDPPQRPVDQDDPGWLGYVCLGSPTGREHAAGVLDGLVERTRCTWIKLDFNLDPGAGCSRTDHGHGAGDGLFEHYVGLYGVLDDFRRRHPEVVLEACSSGGLRIDLGLARHVHCFFLSDPDWPEHHLQVAWGASLMLPPSAILHWSSSEWRGVHRQQTFDVTDPGLTVGEFDAAVRGAMLHRFGLSIRLTELPSPLRSRLAEHVRTYQEVIRPFVVDGLLHRLTAMPRREGLGERQPAIQLELPAGDRHLIAVFRLPGAAEPPRAVVPRLRADTEYVVHALDEPSGPQTRSGADLLATGLPVTTASTGARSWLFLLEPRHGQAPGIGG